From the Glandiceps talaboti chromosome 10, keGlaTala1.1, whole genome shotgun sequence genome, one window contains:
- the LOC144441516 gene encoding fatty acid-binding protein 1, liver-like, producing MALASMAGGWQLDSHDNLEAFLDAMEVPAPAKAAALDAKPHIDVTVDGNKLHLKMSGPRGTLEQSLTLGEVFDLKNPITGQERKGIANLEGDKLVVKPGAQYPKEPQSVYEVVGDKLVCTMSVGDVSCKRFFVKA from the exons ATGGCTCTTGCATCAATGGCCGGAGGATGGCAGCTGGACTCCCATGACAATTTAGAGGCATTTCTTGATGCAATGGAAGTACCTGCACCTGCCAAAGCTGCAGCATTAGACGCCAAACCACACATTGATGTTACTGTTGATGGCAACAAGTTACATCTGAAAATGAGTGGCCCCAGAGGAACCCTCGAACAGAGCCTAACT TTGGGTGAGGTCTTCGATCTGAAGAACCCAATCACCGGACAAGAAAGAAAAGGTATTGCCAATTTGGAAGGCGACAAACTGGTGGTGAAACCAGGAGCACAATATCCCAAGGAACCACAATCCGTCTACGAAGTAGTTGGTGACAAACTGGTGTGTACCATGTCAGTGGGCGATGTCTCCTGCAAACGTTTCTTCGTGAAGGCCTAA